The following proteins come from a genomic window of Candidatus Thiodiazotropha sp. CDECU1:
- a CDS encoding PilW family protein: MQVKKYSQTGFSLLSLLIATAISLFLVSGIAKIYIDSKNAFNATAANSVTTDKYRFVFEELRRALIMAGRGIATSADSPSAYRDGQQDNGTRTFPALELVPDSIVSGTPHSGAEWSPAPEESSIVSVRYASGPAPCGLDDDTMDDGIVTVRFVVDREGDLNCEAYLDGDLIQSQPIASDIAQMRVLYGVDTDIEPDSSANIYLTADAVDAQNWMSVVSIRVSLVVASGAGYELPWPYRPQTPDQLDLLGARFTAPDNNYIYKSASTTISLRNLHHMYRQFADI, encoded by the coding sequence ATGCAGGTAAAAAAGTATTCTCAGACTGGTTTCTCCTTGTTGTCGCTGTTGATTGCCACTGCGATCAGTCTCTTTCTTGTGAGTGGTATCGCGAAGATCTATATCGATAGCAAGAACGCCTTTAACGCCACCGCGGCCAACTCCGTAACCACAGATAAGTATCGATTCGTATTCGAGGAGCTGCGTCGCGCATTGATCATGGCGGGAAGAGGCATAGCCACATCGGCAGACAGCCCATCCGCATATAGGGATGGCCAGCAGGACAATGGCACCAGAACATTCCCGGCCCTGGAACTGGTGCCGGATAGCATCGTAAGCGGCACGCCCCACTCCGGGGCAGAATGGAGCCCTGCCCCCGAGGAGTCCAGCATCGTGTCGGTGCGCTATGCATCCGGGCCCGCACCCTGCGGTTTGGACGACGACACCATGGATGATGGAATTGTCACGGTACGCTTCGTGGTGGACCGGGAGGGTGACCTCAACTGCGAGGCCTATCTGGACGGAGACTTGATCCAATCCCAGCCCATCGCCTCGGACATCGCCCAGATGCGGGTGCTGTATGGGGTCGATACGGATATCGAACCTGACAGCTCTGCGAACATCTACCTCACTGCTGATGCCGTCGATGCGCAAAACTGGATGAGTGTGGTATCGATCAGGGTCAGCCTGGTTGTGGCCTCCGGCGCTGGTTATGAACTGCCCTGGCCCTATCGCCCGCAGACACCGGATCAGCTGGACCTGCTGGGGGCCAGATTCACCGCACCTGACAACAACTACATCTACAAGTCCGCCAGCACCACCATCTCACTGCGCAACCTGCACCATATGTATCGCCAGTTTGCCGATATCTGA
- a CDS encoding pilus assembly PilX family protein has protein sequence MPQSTSISKQSGVALVVSLIVLTIVTLLSISAVQNTNLDTKIAVNHQFKALSFAAAENALAKVIGPDLTVIDDFDIPSQVNEVSEHDSFFVSPEPGDEHSDPLLNAHPPLRASLSMMYQGEREGLFFSGHQLDNTTHLFLTDAIGTVGEGHTHTHNRMQVGLLRQRY, from the coding sequence ATGCCTCAATCAACATCCATTTCCAAGCAATCCGGCGTTGCCCTCGTGGTCAGCCTGATCGTCCTCACGATCGTGACACTGCTCAGCATCAGCGCCGTGCAAAACACCAACCTGGATACCAAGATCGCAGTGAATCATCAATTCAAGGCATTGAGTTTCGCTGCAGCCGAAAATGCCCTGGCCAAGGTAATCGGGCCGGATTTAACCGTCATTGACGACTTTGACATACCCTCCCAGGTGAATGAAGTCAGTGAACACGACAGCTTTTTCGTCTCGCCTGAACCAGGGGATGAACATTCGGATCCACTGCTGAACGCCCATCCTCCCCTGAGGGCAAGCCTTAGCATGATGTATCAAGGAGAGAGAGAGGGTCTCTTCTTCTCCGGTCACCAGTTGGACAATACCACCCATCTGTTTCTGACAGACGCAATCGGCACGGTCGGCGAAGGCCATACCCATACCCATAACCGGATGCAAGTGGGATTGCTAAGACAGAGGTACTGA
- a CDS encoding PilW family protein produces the protein MSRTIHRQAGFSIISLMIASAIGIFLMGGAGKIYLDSKSAFNARSAISTATEGARFSVQDLRRNLVMAGRGILEQNDNAGVYTVVDNNLRTFPCLDPDDTDASTSACIIDIDSNDSSAIAVRYAVGPQPCGQDGPPIDEVTHTVRFYISDDEELICQDIETTGGALVVVYERAMVSGIVRMRALYGVDTDADGIANQYLTATEVENAGRWINVVTIRVGMIASSDTEELPLAYQPAAAGDLNIIGMEMPAPNTTKSFTPANATISLRNLNTTVQRQ, from the coding sequence ATGAGCAGAACCATCCACAGACAGGCAGGTTTTTCCATTATCTCATTGATGATTGCCAGTGCGATTGGCATATTTCTGATGGGTGGAGCTGGAAAAATCTACCTCGACAGTAAAAGCGCCTTTAATGCAAGGTCCGCCATCTCAACAGCCACCGAAGGTGCGCGTTTCTCAGTTCAGGACCTGCGCAGAAACTTGGTCATGGCTGGCAGAGGGATTCTCGAGCAAAACGATAATGCCGGTGTCTATACCGTTGTAGACAACAACCTCAGGACTTTTCCCTGCCTTGATCCCGATGACACAGACGCATCTACCTCCGCATGCATAATTGACATAGACAGTAACGATTCCAGCGCCATTGCGGTTCGCTATGCAGTAGGCCCGCAACCCTGCGGGCAGGATGGTCCTCCCATCGACGAAGTCACACATACTGTCCGTTTTTACATCAGTGACGATGAAGAGCTAATTTGCCAGGATATCGAAACCACCGGTGGTGCTCTGGTCGTTGTCTATGAACGGGCAATGGTATCGGGCATCGTGCGCATGCGCGCCCTATATGGTGTGGACACCGATGCGGATGGCATCGCCAATCAATATCTCACCGCAACCGAAGTGGAAAATGCTGGGCGCTGGATAAACGTGGTCACGATTCGGGTCGGCATGATAGCGAGTTCCGACACCGAGGAACTCCCTTTGGCCTATCAACCGGCGGCCGCCGGAGATTTGAACATCATAGGTATGGAAATGCCTGCACCGAACACGACCAAGTCGTTTACACCGGCTAATGCGACTATTTCACTCAGAAATCTCAACACCACAGTACAGAGACAGTAA
- a CDS encoding type IV pilin protein: MSRYRHIPRGFTLIELMIAVAIIGLLASFVVPMYVESVRRGHRSDGMDALTAAAQKMEVIKARTGSYPATLAEANISENSADDYYGSLTIAAPTGACPLASCYMLQIVGQNGQEDGNVTAYRLHSTGRKEQLRGTDWEDGWK; the protein is encoded by the coding sequence ATGAGTAGATACAGACATATCCCCAGGGGATTTACTCTGATTGAGTTGATGATCGCTGTCGCCATCATAGGGCTTTTGGCTTCATTCGTTGTCCCTATGTACGTGGAGTCAGTCAGGCGGGGACACAGAAGTGACGGAATGGATGCATTGACTGCGGCGGCGCAGAAGATGGAGGTGATAAAAGCCCGTACAGGTAGCTACCCCGCAACACTGGCCGAAGCCAACATCAGCGAAAACAGTGCTGATGATTATTACGGCAGTTTGACTATCGCTGCGCCAACGGGCGCTTGTCCCCTGGCCAGTTGTTACATGCTGCAAATCGTTGGTCAGAATGGGCAGGAAGACGGCAACGTCACAGCCTATCGCCTCCATTCCACCGGACGCAAGGAACAACTTAGAGGTACCGACTGGGAAGACGGCTGGAAATAG
- a CDS encoding pilus assembly PilX family protein, which produces MKSKQHHAWRVHRSQQGVALVVSMILLTIITLLSVSAMRSTNLDSKIAVNHQFKELSFQAAENALAQLTGPNPQVQVPNAVGASVTMDTPPYYSSTGVLNQPDIAADLTLEMLEISPPGKYKFSGFGLNVVTVLYQADSVGRVVDNNTVTTNRMEVALIRN; this is translated from the coding sequence ATGAAAAGTAAACAACACCATGCCTGGCGGGTGCATCGATCACAACAAGGCGTAGCCTTGGTGGTAAGCATGATACTACTCACGATCATTACACTGTTGAGTGTAAGCGCCATGCGCAGTACCAATCTCGATTCAAAGATTGCTGTGAATCATCAATTCAAGGAGTTGAGTTTCCAGGCCGCAGAAAACGCCCTGGCACAACTAACCGGGCCTAATCCGCAAGTACAGGTACCGAATGCGGTTGGCGCCAGCGTGACCATGGACACCCCTCCCTACTATTCATCAACTGGCGTGCTTAACCAACCTGACATCGCTGCGGACCTTACCCTGGAGATGTTGGAGATCAGTCCTCCCGGTAAATATAAGTTCTCCGGTTTTGGATTAAACGTCGTTACCGTCTTGTATCAGGCAGATTCCGTGGGTCGTGTTGTGGACAATAACACCGTCACGACCAATCGCATGGAAGTAGCCCTAATCAGGAATTGA
- the pilV gene encoding type IV pilus modification protein PilV — translation MSTIAHRQKHQGMTLIEVLIAAIIVAIGLLGVASLQIAALQGSSNADYRSRAIDYATALSDRMHANLMAVADNEYLGSPNCDVGSGPALPNCSMTPTMDNSSSVDQCTPQQLAIFDLHQISCGTGIQESLPNGQLQVTCLDADSSDTDICSDLSRLLIRVSWQHQARVTDLDTDEVDEIILTVIPRVP, via the coding sequence ATGTCGACCATCGCTCATCGACAAAAACACCAGGGCATGACACTCATAGAAGTGTTGATTGCCGCAATCATCGTCGCCATAGGCCTGCTTGGGGTGGCGAGTCTGCAGATTGCCGCGCTCCAAGGTTCAAGCAATGCCGACTACCGATCCAGAGCAATAGATTATGCAACCGCTCTTTCAGACCGCATGCACGCAAACCTGATGGCCGTCGCCGATAACGAATATCTGGGCAGCCCAAACTGCGATGTCGGGTCAGGCCCAGCGCTACCCAACTGCTCCATGACCCCGACAATGGACAACTCCTCATCCGTCGACCAGTGCACCCCGCAACAGCTGGCAATCTTTGACCTGCACCAAATCAGTTGTGGAACCGGCATACAGGAGAGTCTGCCAAACGGGCAGTTGCAGGTTACCTGCCTGGATGCGGATAGCAGCGATACAGATATTTGCAGTGATCTCTCCCGCCTTTTGATCAGAGTCAGTTGGCAACACCAGGCAAGAGTGACCGACCTCGATACCGACGAGGTGGATGAGATTATCCTGACTGTCATCCCCAGAGTACCATAA
- the thiO gene encoding glycine oxidase ThiO, translated as MTECLIVGGGIIGMLTANELHSAGMAVTLIEKGNPGRESSWAGGGIISPLYPWRYADSISKLAQWSQDHYPALAEMLIEAGGPDPEYLKSGLLILEPDDADSTVEWSERFYQPLQLIDQQGIRECQPGLGTDAKTATWLPEVAQIRNPRLTKSLYHAIRNKIDIQEQTEASELLIEQGRVRGIMTPTGTIQADKVIICAGAWSGSLLSSIVTPPKIEPVLGQMIIFRHRPGEISRIVLHNDRYIIPRKDGRVLVGSTLEHRGFDKHTTEQAKQALAAFALAHFPSLSEAKIEHHWAGLRPGSPNGIPYIGPVPEISGLYLNAGHFRNGVVLGPASTRLLADIVLGRPTILDPAPYAIDAGRENVV; from the coding sequence ATGACAGAGTGCCTGATAGTGGGTGGCGGCATCATCGGCATGCTCACTGCCAATGAACTGCACAGCGCAGGAATGGCTGTCACCTTGATCGAAAAGGGCAACCCGGGCCGCGAATCCTCCTGGGCGGGGGGTGGCATCATCTCACCCCTCTACCCCTGGCGCTATGCCGATTCCATCTCCAAACTGGCGCAGTGGAGTCAGGATCACTATCCCGCCCTGGCGGAGATGCTGATCGAAGCCGGCGGTCCGGATCCTGAATATCTGAAGAGCGGGCTATTGATCCTTGAGCCCGACGATGCCGATAGCACGGTTGAATGGTCCGAACGTTTCTACCAGCCGCTCCAGCTCATCGACCAGCAAGGCATCCGTGAATGCCAGCCCGGATTGGGCACCGATGCCAAAACAGCAACCTGGCTGCCCGAAGTGGCGCAAATACGCAATCCCCGGCTCACCAAGTCCCTCTATCATGCCATCCGCAACAAGATCGATATTCAAGAGCAGACAGAGGCCTCAGAACTCCTGATTGAGCAGGGTCGGGTACGGGGCATCATGACCCCCACCGGCACGATCCAGGCGGACAAGGTCATCATCTGCGCCGGCGCCTGGAGTGGATCCCTGCTAAGCAGCATCGTCACCCCCCCGAAGATCGAACCGGTACTGGGCCAGATGATCATATTTCGCCATCGCCCCGGCGAGATCAGCCGCATCGTCCTGCACAACGACCGCTACATCATCCCCCGCAAGGACGGCAGGGTACTGGTGGGCAGCACCCTGGAGCACAGGGGCTTCGACAAACACACCACCGAACAGGCGAAACAGGCGCTGGCGGCATTCGCCCTCGCCCACTTCCCCAGCCTGTCCGAGGCCAAGATCGAACACCACTGGGCCGGCCTGAGACCCGGCTCCCCCAACGGCATCCCCTATATAGGACCGGTCCCGGAAATCAGCGGCCTCTACCTCAACGCGGGGCATTTTCGCAACGGGGTGGTGCTGGGGCCAGCCTCCACCAGGCTGTTGGCGGATATAGTACTCGGGCGCCCGACGATTCTGGACCCAGCGCCCTATGCTATTGATGCTGGACGGGAAAATGTTGTCTAG
- a CDS encoding pilus assembly protein — translation MSHNRTQHIQNQYHSSLRSLALILLWVVIGSSSADDIEVYLQPPVEPVPPNILFLLDESGSMGGPVDQNNVTAGSRRDALVSALRRIVDHELLDNVNAALLGYTTSGFGDEATTRLEALTGDFAIVGDERSAFRSEIDNLQSLFYTPTTDALAAAVDWFNPNRIPTQIQGSSLQSPLNGDPEELRCAPNRLVLLSDGAPNTTTRTEYEGSVCAQVNLFDNFVDSNNSPPSWYNDGARCAYEISAWAYQTDLATDPGWDGVQNILTYTISFGAPEDSPTRQFMDGVAGVGGGISWHADNEDDIVNAFTTIIEEAQDSIDYAMNAPAIPFNPDNAAVNDEYIFVPLFYPEARNFWRGNLKKYRMDVTDDDIQLRASDGQLVLNEDHTFASTVDLFCQQAGCQPDEGDPLNGGAARNMTGLRTLFTNLNPGASLEHASNRIHRDTTAITPEMLGVTSEEERTILLNWISRHPEYVATENHPARDGVMGAPIHTRPQVVRYGQQSTVYLPTSEGVLEAIDADTGEELWAFMPQDLMPNIRHLRNNNPSNTPYYGLDGPMTIYEIGNRKLAIIGMRRGGEKYHLLDISNRLAPEYITEISREASPSQYARLGQTWSKPLFVQMRVGGANRDVLIFGGGYDPDQDNSNLTDDQGNAIYILDAADGSLLTSISNTDASHTIDGMDHSIPSNLATVDINGNGLEDRIYAADVGGRIIRVDFPDEENESSAITGGVLADINQGSNAHRKFFNTPQIGYYAKGTRQFLVLMIGTGDHANPLDADYQDRFYMIRDNDIWGREITDETADDGDFINATTTVLNHGEVLTDQYRGWFINLPAGEKSFSRAILYDYAIFFTTYRANIELPDDPCLASSNTGTANIYGLDLISANAAINWNGATEDPLTISDRSTELQLQGIPPSPMLVFPGGEDSDGNTTLGKKIFLFADLEKKHEWSDRFLPIYWEEVIED, via the coding sequence ATGTCACACAACCGCACTCAACATATTCAGAATCAATATCATTCAAGCCTCAGGTCTTTAGCACTCATCCTGCTATGGGTGGTGATTGGCTCCAGTAGTGCCGATGACATCGAAGTCTATCTGCAACCGCCGGTGGAGCCGGTGCCACCCAATATTCTGTTCCTGCTGGATGAATCCGGCAGCATGGGTGGTCCAGTCGACCAGAATAATGTGACGGCCGGCTCACGCAGGGATGCCCTGGTCAGCGCATTGCGCAGAATTGTCGACCATGAATTGCTCGACAATGTGAATGCGGCACTGCTTGGCTACACCACATCGGGTTTCGGCGATGAAGCCACTACCAGACTGGAAGCCCTCACCGGCGATTTCGCTATCGTGGGTGATGAGCGTTCAGCGTTCCGCTCGGAGATCGATAATTTACAGTCCCTATTCTATACTCCAACCACGGATGCCCTGGCAGCGGCAGTCGATTGGTTCAATCCCAACAGGATACCCACCCAGATTCAGGGCAGCAGTCTGCAATCGCCCTTGAACGGCGACCCGGAGGAGCTCAGGTGCGCCCCCAACCGATTGGTTCTGCTCTCCGACGGTGCCCCCAACACCACCACCAGAACCGAATATGAGGGCAGTGTATGCGCGCAGGTCAACCTTTTCGACAATTTCGTAGACAGCAATAACAGCCCCCCATCCTGGTACAACGACGGTGCCCGTTGCGCCTACGAGATCAGCGCCTGGGCCTACCAGACTGATCTGGCAACGGATCCGGGTTGGGACGGGGTGCAGAATATCCTCACCTACACCATCTCCTTCGGCGCCCCGGAGGATTCACCCACCCGCCAGTTCATGGATGGAGTGGCAGGCGTGGGGGGTGGTATCTCCTGGCATGCGGATAACGAAGACGATATCGTGAATGCTTTCACTACCATCATCGAGGAGGCCCAGGACTCCATCGACTACGCCATGAACGCCCCCGCCATCCCTTTCAATCCGGACAACGCGGCAGTCAATGATGAGTATATCTTCGTCCCCCTGTTCTACCCGGAAGCGAGGAATTTCTGGCGCGGCAACCTGAAAAAATACCGCATGGACGTCACTGACGATGACATTCAGTTACGCGCAAGCGATGGCCAACTGGTGCTCAATGAAGACCACACCTTCGCCAGCACCGTTGACCTGTTTTGTCAGCAAGCCGGTTGTCAGCCGGACGAGGGTGACCCCCTCAACGGCGGGGCTGCGCGTAACATGACAGGCTTGAGAACACTCTTTACCAACCTGAATCCTGGTGCATCCCTCGAGCATGCTTCAAATCGCATTCATCGGGATACAACCGCCATCACCCCCGAGATGCTCGGGGTCACCAGCGAGGAGGAGCGCACAATTCTGCTCAACTGGATCAGCCGCCATCCAGAGTATGTGGCCACTGAAAACCACCCCGCCCGCGATGGGGTCATGGGGGCCCCGATCCATACCCGGCCCCAGGTGGTCCGTTACGGGCAGCAGAGCACCGTCTATCTACCCACCAGTGAAGGTGTGCTGGAGGCCATCGACGCCGACACAGGGGAAGAGCTCTGGGCCTTCATGCCCCAGGACCTGATGCCGAATATCCGCCATCTCAGGAACAACAACCCATCCAACACACCCTACTACGGCCTTGATGGACCCATGACCATCTATGAAATCGGTAACCGTAAGCTCGCCATCATCGGTATGCGCAGGGGGGGCGAAAAATACCACTTGCTCGATATCAGCAACCGACTGGCCCCCGAGTACATCACTGAGATCTCCAGAGAGGCCTCCCCAAGTCAATACGCCAGGCTGGGCCAGACCTGGTCAAAACCCCTGTTTGTCCAGATGCGGGTCGGCGGCGCCAATCGGGATGTGCTGATCTTCGGTGGCGGCTACGATCCCGACCAGGACAATAGCAACCTGACAGACGACCAGGGGAATGCGATCTATATCCTCGACGCCGCCGACGGCTCACTCCTGACATCCATATCCAACACCGATGCCAGCCACACCATCGATGGGATGGACCATTCCATACCCAGCAATCTTGCCACCGTGGATATCAACGGCAACGGCCTGGAGGATCGCATCTATGCCGCCGATGTGGGTGGCAGAATCATCCGGGTGGATTTTCCCGATGAGGAGAATGAGAGCAGCGCCATTACAGGTGGTGTATTGGCCGATATCAATCAGGGATCGAATGCCCACCGGAAGTTCTTCAACACACCCCAGATCGGCTACTATGCCAAGGGCACCCGGCAATTCCTGGTACTGATGATCGGTACGGGAGACCATGCCAATCCCCTGGATGCGGATTACCAGGACCGCTTCTACATGATCCGGGACAACGATATCTGGGGCCGTGAAATCACCGATGAGACAGCGGATGATGGTGATTTCATCAATGCAACGACGACGGTCCTGAATCATGGTGAAGTGCTCACCGACCAGTACCGGGGCTGGTTCATCAATCTGCCGGCAGGAGAGAAGTCATTCTCCAGGGCGATTCTCTACGACTACGCCATCTTCTTCACCACCTATCGCGCCAACATAGAACTACCGGATGATCCCTGCCTGGCATCATCCAACACCGGGACAGCAAACATCTATGGGCTCGACCTGATCAGTGCGAACGCAGCCATCAACTGGAATGGCGCCACAGAGGACCCACTCACCATCAGCGACAGATCCACGGAGTTGCAACTGCAGGGCATCCCGCCCTCCCCCATGCTGGTATTTCCCGGTGGTGAGGACAGCGATGGCAATACAACCCTGGGTAAAAAGATATTCCTCTTCGCCGATCTGGAGAAAAAGCACGAATGGAGCGACCGCTTCCTTCCCATCTACTGGGAAGAGGTGATTGAAGACTAG
- a CDS encoding pilus assembly protein, translated as MSTMYRFFPAKQLVIPLGLSFAFSLMSSIAYADDIEIYLQEPPDPVPPNVLFVLDESGSMSSGSPSRRDRLEQAMRDLINDTDMGNVNAALLGYTTRWGNNGPLFLRAHSGNFSLIDTNRNNFLNAVDNLQTVSYTPTVKAMEAAVDWFRRDRTFTDFNGFTTTSPIAGIPEDNWCRPNHMVVLTDGRPNSNSPTNNQAYGLTSYEGTNCISDSTSNWQNGRCAREIASYAYNTDLEPSAAWRETQNIVTHTIGFDTNDAAIENFMMSIATAGGGNYYPATSVSDLVSAFTSIVTQAMESIPYAYTAPVIPFNQDNAAVSGNRIFVPVLVPAAETFWRGNLKSYTISTSTAGGDVAITLTDANGNDIVNDNYEFVSSTDHWNTAGNDGANPLVGGAAQQMTAAGNRNLYTNTNTGADLSNASNSVHRDNALVTHAMLGLPDGDDAGREVLLNWIGWDPTGSVSTTPPSFAAPCASENGVCDLPEDTSATVWYGASSSWALRTDVTGSIDCSNAVFGDPIPGTIKACFYLRTAQSHEGEMGAPIHTQPAVMNYGSDDVIFLPTSEGVLEAFDEETGEELWAFMPSDLLGDIQTLYNSNPASIPHYGLDGPLTVYETGGHKMAIVGMRRGGRNYYLLDITDRLNPRFVTTINSAAGLSRLGQTWSKPLFVTMEISGSTSSRDVLVFGGGYDPDQDTTTSRTNDDEGNAIYIVDALDGSLITSISPDGSAGVTISDMNNAIAGDVLPVDINANGIIDRLYAADVGGRIIRVDIPDSEFADRAMDGGIIADINSGTSEFRRFFNTPEVGYYNLGGVQYLAILIGSGNRTDPLDVSVTDRFYMIKDPAVWIKPTTYTAVVESQLYDASDNLVQDGSATQQAQASNLLATLNGWYIDFGYSEKSFSKAVLYDYAVLFTTFSAERSPELAACEARGAIGVGRFYAINMRDGSAIFDGLGGSEGTLDGNDRSKVLSMLGMPPSPTLVFPEGEEAGTLGQVVKALVGLEEVYEWPDRFHPISWEEVIHE; from the coding sequence ATGAGTACTATGTATAGATTCTTTCCGGCTAAACAACTCGTCATTCCTCTTGGGCTCTCATTCGCCTTTTCCTTGATGAGCTCCATTGCCTATGCAGATGACATTGAAATCTATCTGCAGGAACCACCCGATCCCGTACCGCCGAATGTACTCTTCGTACTCGACGAATCGGGCAGTATGTCTAGTGGCAGCCCGAGTCGCAGGGACCGCCTGGAACAGGCAATGAGGGACTTGATCAACGACACGGATATGGGAAATGTGAATGCCGCGTTGCTCGGTTACACAACCCGTTGGGGAAACAACGGTCCTCTGTTCCTGCGTGCACACAGCGGCAACTTCAGCCTAATCGATACCAATCGAAACAATTTTCTCAATGCGGTGGATAACCTGCAAACAGTCAGCTATACACCCACGGTCAAGGCGATGGAGGCTGCAGTCGACTGGTTCAGACGTGACCGGACTTTCACCGACTTCAACGGTTTCACCACAACTTCCCCCATCGCCGGTATCCCGGAAGACAACTGGTGCCGTCCGAACCACATGGTGGTACTGACCGACGGTCGTCCCAACTCCAACTCTCCCACTAATAATCAGGCATATGGATTGACCAGTTATGAAGGGACAAACTGTATCAGCGATTCAACCTCAAACTGGCAGAATGGCCGTTGTGCCAGGGAGATAGCCAGTTATGCCTATAATACTGACTTGGAACCCAGTGCTGCCTGGCGAGAGACACAGAATATCGTCACCCACACTATCGGTTTCGATACCAATGATGCGGCGATTGAAAACTTCATGATGAGCATCGCAACCGCAGGTGGTGGCAACTACTATCCGGCGACCAGTGTTTCCGACCTGGTCAGCGCCTTCACCTCCATAGTCACCCAGGCGATGGAGTCCATTCCCTATGCCTACACGGCACCCGTCATCCCCTTCAATCAGGATAACGCGGCAGTAAGCGGCAATCGCATCTTCGTTCCGGTGCTGGTGCCGGCAGCAGAGACCTTCTGGAGAGGTAACCTGAAGAGTTATACCATTTCCACATCCACAGCGGGCGGGGATGTCGCCATTACCTTAACTGACGCCAATGGCAACGATATCGTTAACGATAATTATGAGTTTGTCTCATCAACAGACCATTGGAATACCGCTGGAAATGACGGCGCAAACCCGCTGGTTGGTGGTGCTGCACAACAAATGACAGCAGCCGGTAACAGGAATCTCTACACCAACACCAATACAGGGGCTGATCTATCAAATGCCTCGAATAGCGTTCATCGTGACAACGCGCTGGTCACCCATGCCATGCTCGGCCTGCCCGATGGCGACGATGCGGGGAGGGAGGTCCTGCTCAACTGGATCGGCTGGGACCCCACCGGCAGCGTCAGCACCACACCTCCAAGCTTTGCAGCACCTTGCGCGTCCGAGAATGGGGTGTGTGATTTACCCGAAGATACCTCTGCCACTGTTTGGTACGGCGCGTCAAGTAGCTGGGCTCTCCGTACAGACGTGACTGGCAGCATTGATTGTAGTAACGCTGTCTTTGGAGACCCGATACCGGGAACAATTAAAGCCTGTTTCTACTTAAGAACAGCACAATCCCATGAAGGCGAAATGGGGGCTCCCATCCACACCCAGCCGGCTGTCATGAACTACGGCAGTGATGATGTCATTTTTCTCCCCACCAGTGAAGGTGTGCTGGAGGCTTTCGATGAGGAGACCGGAGAGGAGTTATGGGCCTTTATGCCATCCGATCTGCTCGGTGATATCCAGACACTCTATAACAGCAATCCAGCATCCATTCCTCACTATGGATTGGATGGACCACTGACCGTGTATGAAACAGGTGGTCACAAAATGGCCATTGTCGGTATGAGAAGGGGTGGTAGGAACTACTATCTGCTCGACATCACCGATCGCCTGAATCCCAGATTCGTCACCACCATCAATTCGGCTGCAGGTCTCAGCCGGCTTGGACAAACCTGGTCCAAACCTCTCTTCGTGACCATGGAAATATCAGGTTCCACTTCCTCCAGGGATGTCTTGGTCTTCGGTGGCGGTTACGATCCGGATCAGGATACAACCACCTCCCGTACAAATGACGATGAAGGTAACGCCATCTACATCGTGGATGCACTGGACGGCTCATTGATCACCTCCATCTCTCCGGATGGCAGTGCCGGTGTGACCATCAGCGATATGAACAATGCTATTGCCGGCGACGTGCTTCCGGTTGACATCAATGCAAACGGCATCATCGATCGTCTCTACGCTGCAGACGTGGGTGGCAGGATCATCCGTGTCGACATCCCTGATAGCGAGTTTGCCGACAGAGCAATGGATGGCGGCATTATCGCTGATATCAACTCGGGCACGAGTGAGTTTAGGCGTTTCTTCAACACACCAGAGGTCGGCTACTACAACCTGGGCGGTGTGCAATACCTTGCCATCCTCATCGGTAGTGGTAATCGCACTGATCCCCTGGATGTGTCAGTCACAGACAGATTCTATATGATCAAGGACCCGGCCGTATGGATCAAGCCCACTACCTATACTGCGGTAGTAGAGTCCCAACTCTATGATGCATCTGACAATCTTGTGCAGGACGGTAGTGCGACTCAGCAGGCTCAAGCATCCAATTTGTTGGCCACACTCAACGGTTGGTACATTGACTTTGGCTATTCGGAGAAATCCTTCTCCAAGGCGGTGCTCTATGACTACGCGGTACTCTTCACCACCTTCAGTGCTGAACGTTCGCCGGAATTGGCAGCTTGTGAAGCACGCGGGGCAATTGGTGTCGGACGCTTCTACGCCATCAATATGCGAGACGGATCCGCCATATTCGACGGTCTAGGCGGCAGTGAAGGCACCCTCGACGGCAACGACCGCTCCAAGGTGCTGAGTATGCTGGGCATGCCACCTTCACCCACACTGGTTTTCCCAGAGGGTGAAGAAGCAGGTACACTCGGACAGGTTGTCAAGGCGTTGGTAGGCCTGGAAGAGGTCTATGAATGGCCAGACAGATTCCACCCGATATCTTGGGAAGAGGTAATCCATGAGTAG